From the genome of Solanum lycopersicum chromosome 12, SLM_r2.1:
taaaaaaaatcttgcatgataataaataaaaagattcaAAAGATTATTCAAATATTGAGAATTTTCCTAACAAAATCACTAAACTTTATTTTGTGACGATAAAATCACTTAACTTTTAACTCTTTATATAAAAACTTATTATTAAACTTGCGTCTGAGATGTAATAAACTTCACTAGATTGGGCTAAATTTGGACCAGTTAAAATATGTTAGATTAATAAAGTTACGATTTGtcatgttaatttttttcttaatgataaataaacttgagtaattttattaatacaaagattttgagttaagtaatttaaataatgaatatagttgaatgattttgaaaaataaaatatttaaattgagtgattttattcGTATAACACAAACTATGTTTAATAACTTTACTTAGTAAATTTCTTATTGTTAAGTaattttttgagatattaactaAAATTATATGGCATGATTCCAATCCCTATATACtataattcatatatgtaaatatttcgcgataaaaacttaaaattttcgtatttgagattttgaaattcatacttacgatattaaataaattagaacAAAGAATATACAACTTTTGTTTGCATTCTTGCCTCTCTTTTTTTTGCAGATAAGAGAAAAGTTGATGCGTAATATAGAGAAGTTGAGTTGATGTAGAGAATCCTTAAGACAGGTGAGTGAGTCAGTAAAttgtttaataaataatatgtttgtttgttttcaaaattatcGTATTTTTTGGAGTATAAGTTTGATTCGTGAAAATAGTCATTAATACTTGCATTAAGTATAAGATATGTCTACATCACCATCTTGGAGGTGCGGTCTTTCTTTTAAATCCTACTGACACGAAATACTTAGTTCattgtgttaatttttttatcctcTCTTTTATTGATTAAAAGATAGAAGACAACGataatattatctatatgtgatTAATAAATCACATGTTCAAACGGTGAAAACAATCACTAATGCTTGTAATACAAACCCTATTAATACGCGATGCTTAGTTTATCGgactaatcttttttttttttactcctttttCGTTTGTCTAAAACTACAGGAGGTGGAGATAGTACAAAGTTATAATAACAAGCAAAAAGCTTACAATGTTGAGTTAAAATCAATTAGAAAAGGTAAGTaatgaaatatttcatatcattatcGGTTAATCAGTGTTTGATCatgaaaattatgattttgtatttcaaattcGGTAAACAATTTTATAACTTGATTTTCATCTCTCTTTTCacttttaaagttatatttaattACACTCAAACGTGAAtatttactaaattatttttcttacaaaaaaatataatcaatacaattttattttgcgTTACTAAATCAGTATACTAGCTAGTTACAGGGCCAACTTCCACAATTGGGCTTGATGAACCATATAAGCCCAATAGTAATGGGCCAACTTCCACAAGAACAGCCCATGTTTTCATCAACTAATGGATTGGGCTTTGTGAGGTATACAGGCCCAATAAGTGGTATGTCTCAAAGAAAGGCCCAATATGCAGAAGCTAGGAGAAAAAGGAGGATGAAAAGAATTGAAACTAAGAGATCATCTCGACTAATAGATAATTAGATTTGGtgtaattcattttaattttttttttaaaaaaaaattcatgtaatatattttcttatctcATGATAAGGCGTGAGATTGACATCATTATCTCGTAAAAGGAGAAATATGATAGAATTATTTGATGAGGAATAACATATATAACCGAAATGTGGTTAGTAGAACTATAAATGAGTTTTTTTGGGGTAATGAAGTTTGGCTTATATATCCTTTGTCGTTAATACTTTGATTCAGAAATATTTTTCCAATCAATACTTTGGTCCAAAAATGTTTATTATGGATCAAAACTGCCCAtttccaaaataaatatattattcttttcttttgaaaatatattttttttctaattaaaatattattaaaaaactcgattcttgtttttttcttttaaaattattttaacaaaataaaaatgtaagagataattattttcttcttgatctcattttatcaattaaaataaaataacttcataTACCGTTATAACTTCATATACCGTTTTAACAGATAgatatgtcatatatatatataagattatagtatatataatgataattaaaatatttcttattttatcttcttttgaaTTGAGGTAGCATAAACATTTGCTAGAAAAGAATGTgttaaaaagatttaaataatatatttattttgaaaatgagcatttttgaattttgactcattaaataacaataaagaCATTTTTGGATTTGGACCAAAGTATTAACGGCAACTACATTTTTGAATCAAACTACACAGGACAATTCTATTCATTTCACGTATacagacatttttttttaacccttttccctttacatattcaaatcactatctaacatttaattttcattcacaaaagaacaaataaaacagAGGGTTCATccaaataacaataataaatctaaaaaaaaaaaaaacataagcaTTTAACAAatccacaaacaaaaaataaacaaagcaATATTCTGTGATACTAAAATTTGAGAAGTTATTGGCCTTCATAATGTTCTTCAACACCTTCATCAAAATCTTCCTCAACCTCAGCAGTAGCATCTTGATACTGTTGATATTCTGCAACCAAATCATTCATATTACTCTCAGCTTCAGTAAATTCCATTTCATCCATTCCTTCCCCAGTATACCAATGCAAAAACGCCTTTCGTCTATACATGGCCGTGAACTGCTCACTCACTCTCCTAAACATTTCTTGAATGGACGTCGAGTTCCCAATAAATGTAGATGCCATTTTTAGCCCAGTTGGTGGAATGTCACACACACTAGACTTCACATTGTTAGGGATCCACTCAACAAAGTACGACGAGTTCTTGTTTTGGACGTTGATCATCTGTTCATCGACTTCTTTAGTACTCATTTTTCCCCTAAACATAGCAGATGCTGTTAAGTAACGTCCATGACGAGGGTCAGCTGCACACATCATATTCTTAGCATCCCACATTTGTTGTGTAAGCTCTGGAACTGTGAGGGAACTGTATTGCTGTGATCCACGAGATGTCAGTGGTGCGAATCCCACCATGAAGAAATGAAGACGTGGGAACGGGATTAGATTCACAGCCAATTTTCTCAAGTCTGAGTTCAGCTGACCGGGAAATCGCAGACAACATGTAACACCACTCATTGTTGCAGATATCAAATGATTTAGGTCACCAACTGCAAACAAAAAGGATACTCCATTCGTATCAAACTATCAATTTATACAACGTTGCTTGACTAAACTCAATGTTTTTACATCAGGATTTAGAATTAGTAATTGCCCTTTTTATAATAAAGTTCGAGGTAGAAGGTTAAATGTAATAACACTCCGTTATTTTAGGAATGATGCGACACATTTGGAACGTTCTAAAATGAAAAGAGTATGATCGTATGAGTTAATATCAAAGAGAGAAACTTACAAGTTGGATTAGTGAGCTTTAGAGTCCTAAAACAGATGTCGTAGAGGGCTTCATTGTCGAGGACCATACATTCATCAGCGTTCTCTACTAATTGGTGCACAGAAAGTGTAGCATTGTATGGTTCGACAACAGTGTCTGAAACCTTTGGAGATGGAAAAACAGAGAAGGTGAGCATCATTCGATCTGGATACTCTTCCCTTATCTTTGAAATTAAGAGAGTTCCCATGCCGGAACCAGTCCCTCCTCCAAGTGAGTGACAAACCTGAAATCCTGGCtcataaaacaaaaaacaaagattgtaaataaataaaataaactaaaacagAGGTCCAATTtaaaatatagataaaattCATTTATGTTCAAAAATTCAGAAAAGACTAAAGCATTTGTGAGAAATTCTCGTTCTACAAAGCTTAGGCGTTCGTATCTCCAAAAAATCATGGATCATTGtacgattttttttttatataacattCTGATTTGTACTATAAGTTTTGAGAAAAGACACTAGGCAGTAAGATCCTTGATTAATTTCAACAGAACAAAAAACAAGGTGATCGAATCCAACTTTTCAATGTTAATTCAAATCATTTACTGAAAAAAGATGAAAgtacatcatatatcataatcCCAGCTCTTCTTTTATACGTGTCTCACCACGAAGGTGCATTATAgatcaaattatatatgaacTTGTCTATCCACAATTTCTCCATATGTTTTGTCCAAAATGCTTCTTATATTTCCATAAACTACATATCTTATCAAATACTATACATCTACAAATGTACATTAACAGAGACAAATACTACTTTATACGTTTGCATGCGTTCATTCAGGCATCATACGAACAAACTCCATCCA
Proteins encoded in this window:
- the LOC101248956 gene encoding tubulin beta-3 chain-like, which gives rise to MREILHIQGGQCGNQIGSKFWEVICDEHGIDPTGRYNSDNAGASDLQLERINVYFNEATAGRFVPRAVLMDLEPGTMDSIRSGPYGQIFRPDNFVFGQSGAGNNWAKGHYTEGAELIDSVLDVVRKEAEYCDCMQGFQVCHSLGGGTGSGMGTLLISKIREEYPDRMMLTFSVFPSPKVSDTVVEPYNATLSVHQLVENADECMVLDNEALYDICFRTLKLTNPTFGDLNHLISATMSGVTCCLRFPGQLNSDLRKLAVNLIPFPRLHFFMVGFAPLTSRGSQQYSSLTVPELTQQMWDAKNMMCAADPRHGRYLTASAMFRGKMSTKEVDEQMINVQNKNSSYFVEWIPNNVKSSVCDIPPTGLKMASTFIGNSTSIQEMFRRVSEQFTAMYRRKAFLHWYTGEGMDEMEFTEAESNMNDLVAEYQQYQDATAEVEEDFDEGVEEHYEGQ